One stretch of Arachis hypogaea cultivar Tifrunner chromosome 20, arahy.Tifrunner.gnm2.J5K5, whole genome shotgun sequence DNA includes these proteins:
- the LOC140183058 gene encoding indole-3-acetic acid-amido synthetase GH3.10-like: MDKHEPEVVRSTSSYVNNGNINDHEGDIIRWFEEVSTKAGAVQTEVLCWFLKENFKVEYLKKWLLVGKEEINVAEMDACALESLFTSVVPLCSHEDFEPFIQRVADGDTTSILTQQPITTLPLACCS, encoded by the coding sequence ATGGATAAACATGAACCTGAAGTAGTTAGAAGCACTAGCAGTTATGTCAACAATGGGAACATCAATGATCATGAAGGCGACATCATTAGGTGGTTCGAGGAAGTGTCCACGAAGGCTGGTGCGGTCCAAACGGAGGTGCTATGCTGGTTCCTGAAAGAGAATTTCAAGGTGGAATATCTGAAGAAATGGTTGTTAGTAGGGAAGGAAGAGATTAATGTGGCAGAGATGGATGCATGTGCTTTGGAATCTCTTTTCACTTCTGTGGTTCCTCTTTGCTCTCATGAGGATTTTGAACCATTTATTCAAAGGGTTGCAGATGGGGACACTACCTCTATACTCACTCAGCAACCCATAACCACTCTTCCACTAGCATGTTGTAGTTaa